Proteins encoded in a region of the Mycolicibacterium duvalii genome:
- a CDS encoding precorrin-2 C(20)-methyltransferase, producing the protein MSEQRGTLWGVGLGPGDPELVTVKAARVIGAADVVAYHSARHGRSIARGIAEPYLRDGQIEEHLVYPVTTEVADHPGGYAGAMEDFYREAADRIAAHLDAGRDVALLAEGDPLFYSSYMHMHTRLTQRFDAHIVPGVTSVSAASAAVATPLVQGEQVLTILPGTLPADELQRRLADTDAAVILKLGRSYPRVREALSASGRLDEAFYVERASTERQRVLPAADVDDGSVPYFALAMLAGRPAGPAATGSVAVVGLGPGDAQWTTPECRRELAGATDLIGYGPYLDRVVVRDGQQRHPSDNTDEPARARLACELAQQGRNVAVVSSGDPGVFAMATAVLEEAKQWPGVEVRVIPAMTAAQAVASRVGAPLGHDYAVISLSDRLKPWDVIERRLRAAAEADLVLAIYNPASKTRTWQVGAMRDLLLTHRDPNTPVVIGRDVAGPAESVAVVRLADLDPAQVDMRCLLIVGSSQTQWHPADSDGAPDRVFTPRYYPTG; encoded by the coding sequence ATGAGCGAGCAACGCGGAACCCTGTGGGGGGTCGGGCTGGGGCCCGGTGACCCCGAGCTGGTGACGGTGAAGGCTGCCCGGGTGATCGGGGCGGCCGACGTGGTGGCCTATCACAGCGCTCGGCACGGCCGCAGCATCGCCCGCGGTATCGCCGAACCCTATCTGCGCGACGGCCAGATCGAGGAACATCTGGTCTACCCGGTGACCACCGAGGTCGCCGACCATCCGGGCGGCTACGCCGGCGCCATGGAGGACTTCTACCGCGAGGCCGCCGACCGCATCGCCGCGCACCTCGACGCCGGTCGCGATGTGGCGCTGCTCGCCGAGGGCGATCCGCTGTTCTACAGCTCCTACATGCACATGCACACCCGCCTGACGCAGCGTTTCGACGCCCACATCGTGCCCGGGGTGACGTCGGTCAGTGCCGCGTCGGCGGCGGTGGCCACGCCGCTGGTGCAGGGCGAACAGGTACTGACGATCCTGCCCGGAACGCTGCCCGCCGACGAACTCCAGCGTCGGCTGGCCGACACCGACGCCGCGGTGATCCTGAAGCTGGGCCGGTCCTATCCGCGGGTGCGCGAAGCGCTTTCGGCGTCCGGGCGGCTCGACGAGGCGTTCTATGTCGAAAGGGCCAGCACCGAGCGTCAGCGGGTGCTGCCGGCCGCCGACGTCGACGACGGCTCGGTGCCGTACTTCGCCCTGGCCATGCTGGCCGGCCGCCCCGCCGGACCGGCGGCAACCGGCTCGGTCGCGGTGGTCGGGCTCGGGCCGGGTGACGCGCAGTGGACCACGCCGGAGTGCCGCCGCGAACTGGCGGGGGCGACCGACCTCATCGGGTACGGCCCCTACCTGGACCGGGTCGTGGTCCGCGACGGCCAGCAGCGCCACCCCAGCGACAACACCGACGAGCCGGCCCGCGCGCGGCTGGCGTGTGAGCTCGCCCAGCAGGGCCGCAATGTCGCGGTCGTCTCCTCCGGCGACCCCGGCGTCTTCGCGATGGCCACCGCGGTGCTCGAAGAGGCCAAACAGTGGCCCGGGGTGGAAGTCCGGGTCATCCCGGCCATGACCGCCGCGCAGGCGGTCGCCAGCCGCGTCGGCGCGCCGCTGGGTCACGACTACGCAGTGATCTCGCTGTCCGACCGGCTCAAACCGTGGGACGTCATCGAGCGCCGTCTGCGCGCCGCGGCCGAAGCCGACCTGGTGCTGGCGATCTACAACCCCGCCTCTAAGACCCGCACCTGGCAGGTGGGTGCGATGCGCGACCTCCTGCTGACCCACCGCGATCCGAACACCCCGGTGGTCATCGGCCGTGACGTCGCCGGCCCCGCCGAGTCGGTGGCGGTGGTACGCCTGGCTGACCTCGACCCGGCGCAGGTGGATATGCGCTGCCTGCTCATCGTCGGCTCCTCACAGACGCAATGGCATCCGGCCGACTCCGACGGCGCGCCCGACCGGGTGTTCACGCCGCGCTACTACCCGACCGGTTGA
- a CDS encoding precorrin-8X methylmutase has product MLDYIRDAAEIYRQSFATIRDEADLTRFPDDVARVVVRLIHTCGQVDLAEHVAYTGDVVARAHAALRDGAPILCDSSMVAAGITRSRLPADNEVVSLVGDHRAPELAAELGTTRSAAAVDLWADRIPGAVFAVGNAPTALFRLLELVDEGVGAPVAVLGGPVGFVGSAQSKAELIAHPRGMSYLLVTGRRGGSAMAAAAVNAIAAEQE; this is encoded by the coding sequence GTGCTCGACTACATTCGCGACGCCGCTGAGATCTACCGGCAGTCGTTCGCGACGATCCGCGACGAAGCCGACCTGACGAGGTTTCCCGACGATGTGGCGCGCGTGGTCGTGCGGCTGATCCACACCTGTGGGCAGGTCGACCTCGCCGAGCATGTCGCCTACACCGGGGATGTGGTGGCGCGGGCACATGCGGCGCTGCGCGACGGCGCGCCGATCCTGTGTGACTCGTCCATGGTCGCCGCGGGGATCACCCGGTCCCGTTTGCCCGCCGACAACGAGGTGGTCTCGCTGGTCGGTGACCACCGTGCCCCCGAGCTGGCCGCCGAGCTGGGCACCACCCGGTCGGCGGCCGCGGTCGACCTGTGGGCCGACCGGATCCCCGGCGCGGTCTTCGCCGTCGGCAATGCGCCGACGGCACTGTTCCGGCTGCTCGAGCTCGTCGACGAAGGCGTCGGCGCCCCGGTGGCCGTGCTGGGCGGACCGGTCGGCTTCGTCGGCTCCGCGCAGTCCAAAGCCGAGCTCATCGCGCACCCCCGAGGTATGTCGTACCTGTTGGTGACCGGTCGCCGCGGGGGCAGTGCGATGGCCGCCGCGGCCGTGAATGCGATTGCGGCAGAGCAGGAATGA
- the cobG gene encoding precorrin-3B synthase yields the protein MPRSRDDDACPGALQTHTAADGELARIRLPGGMLRAEQLEAIALAAIEHGSSTLELTSRGNLQIRGVGDTAAVADRLAAAGLLPSPTHERVRNIVASPLSGRVGGTVDIRGAVTALDRAIREDSRLAELPGRFMFGIDDGRGDVSGLAADIGSHAVDGTTAAVLLAGRDTGVRVAHGDVIAMLTTLAHRFLDVREKAWRVTELDDPGTLLGQQPTAAPGRTWPGRTRPPVGWIAQEDGRVALGAAVPLGVLDAEVARFLAAVDAPIVVTPWRSVLLFDLDESVADTALRVLAPMGLVFDENSPWLDVSACTGLPGCARSRADVRADAAAAVRAAAVTGTTHRHFVGCERACGSPAGGQVVVATGDGYRPLSAHP from the coding sequence GTGCCCAGATCACGGGACGACGACGCCTGCCCCGGCGCGCTGCAGACCCATACCGCAGCCGACGGTGAACTGGCCCGCATCCGGTTGCCGGGCGGGATGCTGCGGGCCGAGCAACTGGAGGCGATCGCGCTGGCCGCGATCGAGCACGGATCCTCGACGCTGGAGCTGACCTCGCGCGGCAACCTGCAGATCCGCGGCGTCGGCGACACCGCTGCGGTGGCCGATCGGCTCGCGGCCGCCGGACTGCTCCCGTCACCGACCCACGAGAGAGTCCGCAACATTGTCGCCTCGCCGCTGTCCGGGCGCGTCGGCGGAACCGTCGACATCCGTGGCGCCGTGACCGCACTGGACCGGGCGATCCGCGAGGATTCCCGGCTGGCCGAACTGCCTGGCCGGTTCATGTTCGGCATCGACGACGGCCGCGGTGACGTCTCGGGCCTGGCCGCCGATATCGGCAGCCACGCGGTCGACGGGACGACCGCAGCGGTCCTGCTGGCCGGCCGCGACACCGGTGTGCGCGTGGCGCACGGTGACGTGATCGCCATGTTGACCACGCTCGCCCACCGATTCCTCGATGTCCGGGAGAAGGCCTGGCGGGTCACCGAACTCGACGATCCCGGCACGCTGCTCGGTCAGCAGCCCACTGCTGCGCCGGGTAGGACGTGGCCGGGCCGGACCCGGCCGCCGGTCGGCTGGATCGCGCAGGAGGACGGCCGCGTCGCGCTGGGCGCTGCGGTGCCGCTGGGTGTCCTCGACGCCGAGGTGGCCCGGTTCCTGGCCGCGGTGGACGCCCCGATTGTCGTCACGCCGTGGCGGTCGGTGCTGCTGTTCGACCTGGACGAAAGCGTCGCCGACACCGCCTTGCGGGTGCTGGCTCCGATGGGCCTGGTCTTCGACGAGAACTCGCCGTGGCTGGACGTGTCGGCGTGCACGGGCCTGCCGGGTTGTGCACGGTCGAGAGCCGACGTGCGCGCCGACGCCGCGGCCGCGGTCCGCGCCGCGGCGGTCACCGGCACGACTCATCGGCACTTCGTCGGATGCGAGCGGGCATGCGGCAGTCCCGCGGGTGGGCAGGTCGTCGTCGCCACCGGAGACGGTTACCGCCCGCTGTCGGCCCACCCTTAG
- the cobN gene encoding cobaltochelatase subunit CobN, with translation MTEPAAADRAPTVLLLSTSDTDLITARASGAQYRWANPSRLVDGELEELLAGSDIAVIRILGGYRSWQHGIDAVAASGIPTVVVSGEQAPDADLMGHSTTPAGVALQAHIYLAQGGVPNLANLHAFLSDTLLMTGFGFAEPVTTPTWGLLERPRPSSAGPTVAVLYYRAQHLAGNTAYVEALCDAITDAGGTPLPVFCASLRTADAELLALLGTADALITTVLAAGGATPAAVGAGGADDTWNVAHLAELDVPILQGLCLTSSRAQWEANDDGMSPLDVATQVAVPEFDGRIITVPFSFKEIDDEGLISYVADPERCARVAGLAVGHARLRSITPADKRVALVFSAYPTKHARIGNAVGLDTPASAIRLLQAMREAGYDIGEVPGLAAEDGDALMHTLIERGGQDPDWLTDGQLATNPIRVSANDYRGWFATLPADLADAVVEHWGPPPGELFVDRSRDPDGEIVIAAMVSGNIVIMVQPPRGFGENPVAIYHDPDLPPSHHYLAAYRWLAGEFGDSSFKADVVVHLGKHGNLEWLPGKTLGMSASCGTDAALGDLPLIYPFLVNDPGEGSQAKRRAHATLVDHLIPPMARAETYGDIARLEQLLDEHATVSALDPGKLPAIRQQIWTLMRAAKMDHDLGLEDRPDEDSFDDMLLHVDGWLCEIKDVQIRDGLHVLGQAPHGEDEVDLVLAILRARQLFGGEQTVPGLRQALGLAEDGSDERVAVDAAEARARDLVVALQDSGWDPAVVDSLTDDTDVAAILRFAATEVVPRLAGTAGEIDQILRALDGRFIAAGPSGSPLRGLVNVLPTGRNFYSVDPKAVPSRLAWETGVAMADSLLERYRSDYGRWPESVGLSVWGTSAMRTAGDDIAEVFALLGVRPIWDDASRRVVNLEPIPLAELGRPRIDVTVRISGFFRDAFPHVVALLDDAVQLVADLDEAAADNYVRAHTLADVAEHGDQRRATTRIFGSKPGTYGAGLLQLIDSRNWRDDADLAAVYTAWGGFAYGRGLDGAPATDDMNRAYRRIAVAAKNTDTREHDIADSDDYFQYHGGMVATVRALTGKDPAAYIGDNTRPDAVRTRTLSEETTRVFRARVVNPRWINAMRRHGYKGAFEMAATVDYLFGYDATAGVMADWMYEQLSSSYVLDDENRKFMAESNPWALHGMAERLLEAAGRGMWAAPEPATLDGLKQVLLETEGDLEG, from the coding sequence GTGACCGAGCCCGCCGCCGCTGACCGCGCGCCCACCGTCTTGCTGCTGTCCACGTCGGACACCGACCTGATCACGGCCCGGGCCAGCGGCGCGCAGTATCGCTGGGCCAACCCGTCCCGGCTGGTCGACGGCGAGCTCGAGGAACTTCTGGCCGGATCCGATATCGCGGTCATCCGCATCCTCGGCGGTTACCGCTCCTGGCAACACGGCATCGACGCGGTCGCCGCCAGCGGCATCCCGACGGTGGTGGTCAGCGGCGAGCAGGCGCCCGACGCCGATCTTATGGGGCACTCCACCACGCCCGCCGGCGTCGCGCTGCAGGCCCACATCTACCTGGCCCAGGGCGGCGTGCCGAACCTGGCGAACCTGCACGCGTTTCTGTCGGACACCCTGCTGATGACCGGGTTCGGCTTCGCCGAGCCGGTCACCACGCCGACGTGGGGCCTGCTGGAGCGGCCCCGCCCGAGCTCTGCCGGTCCGACCGTCGCCGTGTTGTATTACCGCGCACAGCATCTGGCCGGCAACACCGCCTACGTCGAGGCCCTGTGTGACGCGATCACCGACGCCGGGGGAACGCCGCTGCCGGTGTTCTGCGCATCCCTGCGTACCGCTGACGCGGAGCTGCTGGCCCTGCTCGGCACCGCCGACGCACTGATCACCACGGTGCTGGCGGCGGGGGGTGCCACCCCGGCGGCGGTCGGCGCCGGGGGAGCCGACGACACGTGGAACGTCGCGCATCTGGCCGAGCTGGACGTGCCGATCCTGCAAGGCTTGTGCCTGACGAGCTCACGGGCGCAGTGGGAAGCCAATGACGACGGCATGTCGCCGCTGGACGTCGCCACGCAGGTGGCGGTGCCCGAGTTCGACGGCCGCATCATCACGGTGCCGTTCTCGTTCAAGGAGATCGACGACGAGGGCCTGATCTCCTACGTCGCCGACCCCGAGCGGTGTGCCCGGGTGGCCGGACTGGCCGTCGGCCATGCCCGGTTGCGTTCGATCACCCCCGCCGACAAGCGGGTGGCCCTGGTGTTCTCGGCCTACCCCACCAAGCACGCGCGGATCGGCAATGCGGTGGGTCTGGACACGCCCGCCAGTGCGATCCGCCTGCTGCAGGCGATGCGCGAGGCCGGCTACGACATCGGGGAGGTGCCCGGGCTGGCGGCCGAAGATGGTGACGCGCTGATGCACACCCTGATCGAACGGGGCGGTCAGGATCCGGACTGGCTCACCGACGGCCAATTGGCGACCAACCCGATCCGCGTGTCGGCCAACGACTATCGGGGCTGGTTCGCCACCCTGCCGGCGGATCTGGCCGACGCGGTGGTCGAGCACTGGGGCCCGCCGCCGGGCGAACTGTTCGTCGACCGCAGCCGGGACCCGGACGGCGAGATCGTCATCGCAGCAATGGTTTCGGGCAACATCGTGATCATGGTGCAGCCGCCGCGTGGGTTCGGTGAGAACCCGGTGGCCATCTACCACGATCCCGACCTGCCGCCCAGCCACCACTATCTGGCGGCGTACCGCTGGCTCGCAGGTGAATTCGGGGACAGCTCCTTCAAGGCCGACGTCGTCGTCCATCTCGGTAAACACGGCAACCTGGAATGGCTGCCGGGCAAGACGCTGGGCATGTCGGCCTCGTGCGGAACCGATGCCGCGCTGGGCGATCTGCCCTTGATCTACCCGTTTTTGGTCAACGACCCGGGGGAGGGGTCGCAGGCCAAGCGACGCGCGCACGCCACCCTGGTCGACCACCTGATCCCGCCGATGGCCAGAGCCGAGACCTACGGTGACATCGCCCGGCTGGAACAGCTGCTCGACGAACACGCCACGGTGTCCGCGCTGGATCCGGGCAAGCTGCCGGCCATCCGCCAGCAGATCTGGACCCTGATGCGCGCGGCGAAGATGGACCACGACCTCGGGCTCGAGGATCGTCCGGACGAGGACTCCTTCGACGACATGCTGCTGCACGTCGACGGGTGGCTGTGCGAGATCAAGGACGTCCAGATCCGCGACGGGCTGCACGTGTTGGGCCAGGCCCCGCACGGCGAGGACGAAGTCGACCTGGTGCTGGCGATCCTGCGGGCCCGCCAGCTCTTCGGTGGTGAGCAGACCGTGCCGGGGCTGCGTCAGGCGCTGGGTCTGGCCGAGGACGGCAGCGACGAACGCGTCGCCGTCGACGCGGCCGAGGCGCGGGCGCGGGACCTCGTGGTGGCACTGCAGGACAGCGGTTGGGACCCCGCCGTCGTGGACTCGTTGACCGACGACACCGACGTGGCGGCGATCCTGCGTTTCGCCGCCACCGAGGTGGTTCCGCGGCTGGCCGGCACCGCCGGCGAGATCGACCAGATCCTGCGCGCGCTCGACGGCCGTTTCATCGCGGCCGGCCCGTCCGGCTCCCCGCTGCGCGGGCTGGTCAACGTGCTGCCCACCGGGCGCAACTTCTACTCCGTCGACCCCAAGGCGGTGCCGTCGCGCCTAGCCTGGGAAACGGGTGTGGCGATGGCGGATTCGCTGCTGGAGCGCTACCGCAGCGATTACGGGCGGTGGCCGGAGTCGGTCGGTCTGTCGGTGTGGGGCACCTCGGCGATGCGCACTGCCGGTGACGACATCGCCGAAGTCTTTGCGCTGCTGGGGGTTCGGCCGATCTGGGACGACGCGTCGCGGCGGGTGGTGAATCTCGAACCGATCCCGTTGGCCGAGCTCGGTCGCCCACGCATCGACGTCACGGTGCGCATCTCCGGGTTCTTCCGGGATGCGTTCCCGCATGTCGTCGCGCTGCTCGATGACGCCGTGCAACTCGTGGCGGACCTCGACGAAGCGGCCGCGGACAACTACGTGCGTGCGCACACCCTGGCCGACGTCGCCGAACACGGCGACCAGAGGCGAGCCACCACAAGGATCTTCGGATCGAAGCCGGGTACCTACGGCGCCGGGCTGTTGCAGTTGATCGACAGCCGCAACTGGCGCGACGACGCCGACCTGGCCGCGGTGTACACCGCCTGGGGCGGCTTCGCCTACGGCCGCGGCCTCGACGGCGCACCGGCCACCGACGACATGAACCGCGCCTACCGCCGAATCGCCGTGGCGGCCAAGAACACCGACACCCGCGAGCACGACATCGCCGACTCCGACGACTACTTCCAGTACCACGGCGGCATGGTGGCCACCGTGCGGGCGTTGACCGGCAAAGACCCGGCTGCCTACATCGGCGACAACACGCGCCCGGACGCCGTGCGCACCCGCACGCTGTCGGAGGAGACCACCCGGGTGTTCCGGGCCCGCGTGGTCAACCCGCGCTGGATCAACGCGATGCGCCGCCATGGATACAAGGGGGCATTCGAGATGGCGGCCACCGTCGATTACCTGTTCGGCTACGACGCCACCGCGGGCGTGATGGCCGACTGGATGTACGAGCAGCTGTCCTCGAGCTACGTCCTCGATGACGAGAACCGCAAGTTCATGGCCGAGTCCAACCCGTGGGCGTTGCACGGCATGGCCGAACGTCTGCTCGAAGCCGCCGGCCGCGGAATGTGGGCTGCTCCCGAGCCCGCCACCCTGGACGGTCTCAAGCAGGTGCTGTTGGAGACCGAAGGCGACCTCGAAGGCTGA
- a CDS encoding PPOX class F420-dependent oxidoreductase, with product MTATFADVAKSEYILLTTFTKDGRPKPTAIWAAPADDGLIAITQEQSWKVKRLRNTSRVTIAPCDRAGKPKGDAVEATARILDKSANGATYDALGKRYGLLGKTFNFFSKLRGGMEKNVSIEIKPVN from the coding sequence ATGACCGCCACTTTTGCCGACGTCGCCAAGTCGGAGTACATCCTGCTGACCACGTTCACCAAGGACGGCCGGCCGAAGCCGACGGCGATCTGGGCCGCGCCGGCCGACGACGGGCTGATCGCCATCACCCAGGAGCAATCCTGGAAGGTCAAGCGGCTGCGCAACACCTCCCGGGTGACCATCGCGCCGTGCGACCGGGCCGGTAAACCCAAGGGCGATGCGGTCGAGGCCACAGCGCGGATTCTGGACAAGTCGGCCAACGGGGCCACCTACGACGCGCTGGGCAAGCGCTACGGGCTGCTCGGCAAGACCTTCAACTTCTTCTCGAAGCTGCGCGGCGGGATGGAGAAGAACGTTTCGATCGAGATCAAACCGGTCAATTAG
- a CDS encoding PPOX class F420-dependent oxidoreductase, producing MAAPTFQDVYREKYLLLTTFTKDGKPKPTPVWGVPDGDKLLIITDDGSWKTKRINNTPRVTIQKCGVLGKVKGEPVEAVARMLPKSETRRVFTMIIRRYWNHAWYFIPQAILRGGIDKVHAAIEVRAPD from the coding sequence ATGGCCGCCCCGACGTTTCAGGACGTCTACCGCGAGAAGTATCTGCTGCTGACCACCTTCACCAAGGACGGCAAACCCAAGCCGACTCCGGTGTGGGGCGTTCCCGATGGTGACAAGCTGCTGATCATCACCGATGACGGGTCGTGGAAGACCAAGCGGATCAACAACACGCCGCGGGTCACGATCCAGAAGTGCGGCGTGCTCGGCAAGGTCAAGGGCGAACCCGTCGAAGCCGTCGCCCGCATGCTGCCGAAGTCCGAGACGCGGCGAGTGTTCACCATGATCATCCGGCGGTACTGGAATCACGCCTGGTACTTCATTCCGCAGGCGATCCTGCGGGGCGGCATCGACAAGGTGCACGCCGCGATCGAGGTACGCGCGCCCGACTGA
- a CDS encoding FxsA family protein yields MAMRLFLLYVVLELAVVVALASTIGFGWTVLLLAGTFLLGLALAGSQVRRHIRRLRSGLTVADAQGAVTDSVLVALGTVLVVIPGLASSVLGGLLLLPPTRAAARPLVTALAARRAPLIVGVSTMGSTMGPAAAGRTGRGDYIDGEVIDTVDRPVDAPRQLPRRPE; encoded by the coding sequence ATGGCGATGAGGCTGTTCCTGCTCTACGTGGTGCTCGAGCTGGCTGTCGTAGTGGCGCTGGCGTCGACGATCGGCTTCGGATGGACCGTGCTGCTGCTGGCCGGCACCTTCCTGCTCGGGCTCGCCCTGGCCGGTTCGCAGGTGCGCCGCCACATCCGCCGGTTGCGCTCCGGGCTCACCGTCGCCGACGCGCAGGGGGCCGTCACCGACAGCGTGCTGGTCGCACTGGGTACGGTGCTCGTCGTGATTCCTGGTCTCGCCAGCTCCGTCCTCGGGGGCCTGCTGCTGCTCCCGCCCACCCGTGCCGCGGCACGACCGCTGGTCACCGCGCTGGCCGCGCGCCGCGCCCCGCTGATCGTCGGGGTGAGCACCATGGGCAGCACCATGGGCCCTGCCGCAGCGGGCCGGACCGGTCGAGGCGACTACATCGACGGCGAGGTCATCGACACCGTCGACCGGCCCGTCGATGCGCCCCGGCAGCTTCCGCGCCGGCCGGAGTGA
- a CDS encoding amidohydrolase, translated as MPDATAIAIRDGIVAWLGRDEVGRAQFPDAEIIDLDGGFVAPAFVDSHFHTTATGLALTGLDLRSARSLQECLTLLADFAAAHPDGVIWGHGWDETGWPDQCAPTTADIDAVVGDRSAYLTRIDVHSAVASTALRRRAGLSCGQAPLNADAHHLARRAARAALTPAQRDRARRAALDAAAAAGIVAVQECAGPDVSGLDDFGELLDLDHGVEVLGYWGEAVVTADEARELIRTTRARGLAGDLFVDGALGSRTAWLHEPYTDEPTTTGNSYLDVDAVTAHLAACTEAEITAGFHVIGDAAVSVVVTALQRVVERFGSVAVARCGHRLEHVEMITEEQVALLGSWGVIASVQPNFDALWGGTDGMYAQRLGAVRARGLNPFALLASHGVPLALGSDSPVTDMNPWSAVRAATSHHTPGSAISARAAFAAATRGAWRAAGIRDGLSGTLVPGAPASYAVWDAEEFDVTAPTDAVARWSTDPRSRVPELPALHDRLPHCRRTVHRGVTIHG; from the coding sequence ATGCCCGACGCGACCGCCATCGCCATCCGGGACGGGATCGTCGCCTGGCTCGGCCGTGACGAGGTGGGCCGCGCACAGTTCCCGGACGCAGAGATCATCGACCTCGACGGCGGCTTCGTCGCACCGGCGTTCGTCGACAGCCACTTCCACACCACCGCGACAGGACTGGCGCTGACCGGGCTGGATCTGCGGTCCGCGCGGTCGCTGCAGGAGTGCCTGACCCTGCTCGCCGACTTCGCCGCCGCTCACCCCGACGGCGTCATCTGGGGTCACGGATGGGACGAGACGGGGTGGCCGGACCAGTGTGCGCCCACCACCGCCGACATCGACGCCGTGGTCGGTGACCGCTCCGCGTATCTCACCCGGATCGACGTGCATTCGGCGGTCGCCTCGACCGCGCTGCGCCGCCGTGCCGGGCTGAGCTGCGGACAGGCCCCGCTGAACGCCGATGCGCACCACCTGGCGCGCCGTGCGGCCCGCGCCGCGCTGACCCCGGCCCAGCGCGACCGCGCGCGCCGCGCCGCGCTGGATGCGGCGGCGGCGGCCGGGATCGTCGCCGTGCAGGAGTGCGCCGGACCCGACGTCTCCGGCCTCGACGACTTCGGTGAACTCCTCGACCTCGACCACGGCGTCGAGGTGCTGGGTTACTGGGGCGAAGCGGTCGTAACGGCCGACGAGGCACGCGAGTTGATCCGGACCACTCGGGCGCGTGGGCTGGCCGGCGACCTGTTCGTCGACGGCGCGCTGGGCTCGCGCACCGCATGGCTGCACGAGCCCTACACCGACGAGCCCACCACGACCGGCAACAGCTACCTCGACGTCGACGCCGTCACCGCCCACCTCGCCGCCTGTACCGAAGCCGAGATCACCGCCGGGTTCCACGTCATCGGTGACGCCGCCGTGTCGGTGGTCGTGACCGCGCTGCAACGGGTCGTCGAGCGTTTCGGCAGCGTGGCCGTCGCCCGTTGCGGGCACCGCCTCGAGCACGTCGAGATGATCACCGAAGAGCAGGTCGCGCTTCTGGGCAGCTGGGGTGTGATCGCCAGCGTGCAGCCGAACTTCGACGCGCTCTGGGGCGGCACGGACGGCATGTATGCGCAGCGTCTCGGCGCGGTGCGCGCCCGCGGGCTGAACCCGTTCGCGCTGCTGGCCTCTCACGGGGTGCCGCTGGCGCTGGGATCGGATTCGCCGGTGACCGACATGAACCCGTGGTCGGCGGTGCGGGCGGCGACCAGCCATCACACGCCGGGCAGCGCGATCTCGGCTCGCGCGGCGTTCGCCGCCGCCACCCGGGGAGCGTGGCGCGCCGCGGGCATCCGCGACGGCCTCAGCGGAACCCTGGTGCCCGGCGCACCCGCCAGCTACGCGGTGTGGGATGCCGAGGAATTCGACGTCACCGCGCCGACCGACGCCGTGGCGCGCTGGTCGACCGACCCGCGCTCCCGTGTCCCGGAGCTGCCCGCGCTGCACGATCGCCTGCCGCATTGCCGCCGTACCGTGCACCGAGGCGTGACGATCCATGGCTGA